CTCCCCCATCAGCCGGTCCACGATGAGCGCCCCCCCGAGAATCGCCGGGATGCCGCCGCCGGGGTGAACGCCGGTGCCGACCTGCCAGAGCTTCGGCTGGGGGTGATACCGCTGGGGGTGGAGGGGGCCGCCGCGCCAGGCGGGGAGGGCCGCGCCGTAGATCGCGCCACCGGGATGCCCGCCCGCCGCATAGTGACTGGGAGGCAGGGCCAGAAGGTCCCGCGCGGAGGCGAGCAGGCCGGGCACGCCCAGCGTCCGTTCGACCCGCTGAACCTGCGCCCGCACCCAGGGATGTTCGGGGCTGAGGTCCTGCGCGGTGGCGGGTGCGGTGAGCAGCACGGCCAGGCGCGGCCCGTCCGCGTGGACGAGCGCGAGGGTGTCGGGCGGCCACGCCCCGGCACGCACGGCGCGGCGGAAGGTGCCGAAATCGGCGGGCGGGAGGACAGAGGTGACGGGGAGCGGTGCGGGGCCGGGCAGCGCGGCATAGAGGGCGACGCCGCTCACCGTCCGGCGGGCGACGGGCGAACGAACAGGCCGCCCGAGCAGCGCCGCGAGGCGGGCCGGGTCCAGGGCGCTCACCAGCAGGTCGTGGCGGCGCACCTCTCCCCCCTTCAGGGTGAGGCGGGCCGCCTCCGCATCCACGCGGACCACCTCCGACCCCTCCCGCACCTGCACGCCGCGCGCCGCACCGAGGGCCAGCAGCGTGTCGAGGAGGGCGCCCATCCCCTGCGCGGGCCGCAGCACGCTGTCCGCGACGAGGGCGGGAACCAGGGCGTACAGCGAGGGCGCGTCCTGTGGCGCGAGGCCTGCATTGAGCGCGTGCGTGCGGACAGCGTGTGCCAGGGCCGGAGGCAATCGCCGGGCACGCACCCATGCCTCAGCGGTGAGGTAGCCCCCGGTGGCCCGGAACAATGCGGCGCTCGCCTGCCGGAAGGTCGGGTCACCCAGACGCGGCGGCGTGGTCAACAACGTTCCGAGGTGCGGGGCCAGGGCCTGTGCAGGCCGGAGGTAAGCCTCCCAGGCCGCGCGCAGCGGATGATCCAGCGGAACGGGCAGCGGCACCGGGCCAAAGGGCGTGTGGTGCACCCCCAGCCCGCCGGGCAGCGGGCGCAGGTCGAGCGGGTCCGCCTCCCCCAGCCGGGCCAGGAAGGCCCGCCACACCTCCGGAAAGGTGAAGAGGCCCGGCCCGGTATCGAACACCAGCCCGCCGACCGTGACGCGCCGCAGCTTGCCCCCGGCCCGGTCCCGCTCGTACACGGTGACGGCGTGCCCCCGCTGCCCCAGCAACGCCGCGAGCGCGAGGCCCGCGAGGCCGCCGCCGAGGATGCCGATGGACCGTGAGTGGTGAGTGGGCAGTGGTGAGTGGGAAAGGCGGGGCTGAACGCTGACGGCTGACGGCTGACCGCTCA
The window above is part of the Deinococcus metallilatus genome. Proteins encoded here:
- a CDS encoding phytoene desaturase family protein, coding for MPTHHSRSIGILGGGLAGLALAALLGQRGHAVTVYERDRAGGKLRRVTVGGLVFDTGPGLFTFPEVWRAFLARLGEADPLDLRPLPGGLGVHHTPFGPVPLPVPLDHPLRAAWEAYLRPAQALAPHLGTLLTTPPRLGDPTFRQASAALFRATGGYLTAEAWVRARRLPPALAHAVRTHALNAGLAPQDAPSLYALVPALVADSVLRPAQGMGALLDTLLALGAARGVQVREGSEVVRVDAEAARLTLKGGEVRRHDLLVSALDPARLAALLGRPVRSPVARRTVSGVALYAALPGPAPLPVTSVLPPADFGTFRRAVRAGAWPPDTLALVHADGPRLAVLLTAPATAQDLSPEHPWVRAQVQRVERTLGVPGLLASARDLLALPPSHYAAGGHPGGAIYGAALPAWRGGPLHPQRYHPQPKLWQVGTGVHPGGGIPAILGGALIVDRLMGERGL